A single window of Scomber scombrus chromosome 12, fScoSco1.1, whole genome shotgun sequence DNA harbors:
- the agpat4 gene encoding 1-acyl-sn-glycerol-3-phosphate acyltransferase delta, with amino-acid sequence MSLLERLKSHFLSHLIICYVFLFSGLIVNLLQFCTLPLWLVSKQLARKVNCRLAYCVSSQMVAVLEWWSGTECSLYTDPKSYPLYGNENAIVVLNHNFEIDFLCGWTFCERFGVLGSSKVLAKKELAYVPIIGWMWYFLEIVFCKRKWEEDRKTVAQSLQNLQDYPEKFWFLLYCEGTRFTPQKHEISMQVAESKGLPKLKYHLLPRTKGFWITVQNLRGTVAAVYDSTLNFRNNEMPTLLGILKGKKYHADLYVRRIPLELIPEDEAECAAWLHKLYQEKDSFQEHYIQTGCFPSPIVSPPCRPWALINWLFWSCLLLYPLGLLLVQLISSGSMLTIVASVTLCTAGSLAVRWMIGQTEINKGSSYGNKETPRNKN; translated from the exons ATGAGCCTCCTGGAACGGCTGAAATCCCATTTCTTGAGCCACCTGATCATCTGCTATGTGTTCCTGTTCAGCGGCCTCATTGTAAACCTACTGCAGTTCTGCACTTTACCTCTGTGGTTGGTCAGTAAGCAGCTGGCCCGTAAGGTCAACTGCAGACTGGCCTACTGCGTCAGTAGCC AGATGGTAGCAGTCCTGGAGTGGTGGTCTGGAACAGAGTGCTCGCTCTACACAGACCCAAAGAGTTATCCATTGTAtggaaatgaaaatgcaatTGTGGTTCTCAATCACAATTTTGAGATAGACTTCCTGTGTGGCTGGACCTTCTGTGAGAGATTTGGAGTTCTTGGG AGTTCAAAAGTATTGGCCAAAAAAGAGCTGGCTTATGTACCAATAATTGGTTGGATGTGGTACTTCCTGGAGATTGTTTTCTGCAAGAGAAAGTGGGAGGAGGACCGAAAGACGGTGGCTCAGAGTCTCCAGAACCTGCAAGATTATCCAGAAAAATTCTGG TTCTTGCTTTACTGTGAGGGAACACGCTTCACACCACAGAAGCATGAGATCAGCATGCAGGTGGCAGAGAGCAAAGGTTTACCCAAGCTGAAGTACCATCTTTTGCCCAGGACCAAAGGATTCTGGATCACTGTCCAAAACCTCAGGGGAACTG TTGCAGCTGTATATGACTCCACGCTGAACTTCAGAAACAACGAAATGCCAACCTTGCTTGGAATTCTTAAAGGGAAGAAATATCACGCTGATTTATATGTGAG GAGAATCCCTCTAGAGTTGATCCCAGAGGATGAGGCAGAGTGTGCTGCTTGGCTCCACAAACTCTACCAGGAAAAG GACAGCTTTCAAGAGCACTATATACAGACTGGGTGTTTTCCTAGTCCCATAGTGAGCCCTCCATGCCGTCCCTGGGCCTTGATCAACTGGCTGTTCTGGTCTTGCCTGCTCCTCTATCCTCTGGGCCTGCTACTGGTACAACTCATCAGCTCTGGATCCATGTTGACCATTGTAGCTTCTGTGACTCTCTGCACTGCAG GGTCACTGGCAGTTCGCTGGATGATTGGCCAGACTGAGATTAACAAAGGCTCAAGCTATGGGAATAAGGAGACTCCTCGAAACAAGAACTAG